In a single window of the Olivibacter sp. SDN3 genome:
- a CDS encoding DinB family protein, producing MEQVKSTVGVAEIGLADLMKNYANYNLWANNALINWLKNKPKEQLEKEVASSFPSIKLTLLHIWKTQEYWLSIINKTAYREMDDEEIMKIEEVFTGILAQSAELAEFVEEMSDYSMEEQILIVSQWFQSDFPAFEYLMHCFNHSTYHRGQLVTIGRHLGFTDAPMTDYNYYNVLGK from the coding sequence ATGGAACAAGTAAAATCAACAGTTGGAGTAGCGGAAATAGGGCTAGCCGATCTCATGAAAAATTATGCTAATTATAACCTTTGGGCAAATAATGCTTTGATAAATTGGTTAAAGAATAAGCCAAAGGAACAATTAGAAAAGGAAGTAGCTTCTAGTTTTCCAAGTATAAAGTTAACCTTGCTGCATATTTGGAAAACACAAGAATATTGGTTGTCTATCATAAATAAAACTGCATATAGGGAGATGGATGATGAAGAGATCATGAAGATTGAAGAGGTCTTTACCGGGATATTGGCGCAATCAGCTGAGTTGGCTGAGTTTGTAGAAGAAATGTCTGACTATAGCATGGAAGAGCAGATATTGATTGTTAGTCAATGGTTTCAATCGGACTTTCCAGCATTTGAATATTTGATGCACTGTTTTAATCACAGTACCTATCATCGTGGGCAGTTGGTTACAATCGGTCGTCATTTGGGTTTTACAGATGCTCCTATGACAGATTACAACTATTATAACGTGTTGGGCAAGTAG
- a CDS encoding Pycsar system effector family protein, with protein sequence MNYTAIIAEAAKWVGDFMEKQNDSKLCFHDGVHTFQVVEAAKKISTYYQLDEKAYFIVIIAAYFHDLGYYTGPAEDHEVRSAQLATRFLQDHMVSQDVIAAVQQCIKATRMPQRPSNLLEQIVCDADLFHLGSNDFTKRNRLMRKEAESCKNERIDKETWQKNTIALMERHHYHTDYGKQILAPKKQENLRLIKEKNTLVKEKNNLDSSNKKKNNRPDRGIETMFRVTSTNNQRLSDMADNKANILITVNSIILSVIIALLLRKLDDNEHLTIPTFVLLAASLTTMVYAILATRPAIPNGVYAPKDVKENKVNLLFFGNFHRMPLENYNQGMKDVMEDRDLLYGTLIKDVYSQGVVLGRKYRLLRLAYNIFMYGLIVSVLSFIIVIIYFS encoded by the coding sequence ATGAATTACACTGCAATTATCGCGGAAGCCGCCAAATGGGTGGGCGACTTTATGGAAAAGCAAAACGATTCCAAATTGTGTTTCCATGACGGTGTTCACACTTTCCAAGTAGTAGAGGCGGCAAAAAAAATCTCGACCTATTATCAGCTAGATGAAAAAGCATATTTCATTGTAATAATAGCGGCTTATTTTCACGACCTTGGTTATTATACGGGCCCGGCCGAGGACCATGAGGTTCGTAGCGCTCAGCTGGCAACGCGTTTTCTCCAGGATCACATGGTGTCGCAGGACGTTATTGCGGCTGTTCAACAATGCATTAAAGCTACCCGTATGCCACAAAGACCCAGCAACTTACTTGAACAAATTGTATGCGACGCAGACCTATTCCATTTAGGTAGCAACGATTTTACAAAACGTAATAGGCTCATGAGGAAAGAGGCAGAATCTTGTAAAAATGAACGTATCGATAAGGAAACATGGCAAAAAAACACCATAGCCTTAATGGAGAGACACCACTACCACACCGATTACGGCAAACAGATCTTGGCACCCAAAAAGCAGGAAAACCTTCGTCTTATTAAAGAAAAAAACACGCTAGTTAAGGAAAAAAACAATTTGGACAGCAGCAATAAAAAGAAAAACAACCGCCCGGACCGAGGTATAGAAACCATGTTTAGGGTTACTTCGACCAACAATCAGCGACTAAGCGATATGGCCGACAATAAAGCAAACATACTGATTACAGTAAACTCTATCATCTTATCGGTTATTATAGCGCTGCTCCTTCGGAAATTAGACGATAATGAGCACCTGACCATCCCAACCTTTGTTTTACTCGCAGCAAGCCTTACGACAATGGTTTATGCCATATTAGCCACTAGACCCGCTATTCCAAATGGTGTTTATGCCCCTAAAGATGTAAAAGAAAATAAAGTAAACTTGCTGTTCTTCGGAAATTTTCACCGGATGCCACTCGAAAACTACAACCAAGGGATGAAAGATGTGATGGAAGACAGGGATCTGCTTTATGGCACACTCATTAAAGATGTATATTCCCAAGGTGTTGTTTTAGGCAGAAAGTATAGACTCTTACGTTTGGCTTACAACATCTTTATGTACGGCTTAATTGTATCCGTTCTATCTTTCATCATTGTCATCATATACTTTTCTTAA
- the ppk1 gene encoding polyphosphate kinase 1 has protein sequence MKNRFFSRDLSWLTFNDRILDEATYARTPLKEKMKFLAIYSSNLDEFYRVRIPVLMALKKINKNEAIAENIIKKGEFKAVKQTIVQQQERFGQILSSQILPLLHKEDVHLVYNEPIPLTILEKTRYYFFCTLAGYLEIIYPKKQRFFPRNNQLYLAIFFTDQSDEQLALVNIPSNIVSRFLKVDFNGTSYILFIDDIIKQYLQVFFPEKEIIGVYSFKVTRDAELDLQDEYEGDIAEKIEQQLNQRDFGLATRLLYQPDLPETYLAALVQVFTLKKANKVAGGYYHNLKDFFDFPIYNSAWEYKAAPPIVSCLKNEAASVFDSLDRRDLLINTPYESYDTVLRFFNEAAIDPYVEDIYTTMYRVAPESRIARALISAAKNAKKVTVFVELKARFDESNNIKWAKQMKEAGVQIIFSIPKLKVHAKTTLVKRRISDKVQHYGLFATGNLNENTAKTYTDHILLTAGREMTADLQKLFLFLAERKHPATGDYILFKQLLVAQFNLLPSFINLIDREIEHAQQGKKASIILKMNNLEEQRLIDKLYEASEKGVQITLIIRGICRLRPGLAKANTPINVIRIVGRYLEHGRVFIFDNNDNPKIYLGSSDWMNRNIYRRIEVCFPIHDVELKNRLCKIIQLQLQDDVAAVNLDHCLNNVEKPSKNGIHAQEDIYRYLKTSVHPINL, from the coding sequence ATGAAAAATCGCTTTTTTAGTAGAGACTTAAGTTGGCTTACATTTAACGATCGCATATTAGATGAAGCGACGTATGCACGCACCCCTTTGAAAGAAAAAATGAAATTCTTAGCGATATACTCTTCTAATTTAGACGAGTTTTATCGCGTTAGGATACCAGTGTTAATGGCGCTGAAAAAGATAAACAAAAATGAAGCAATAGCCGAAAATATTATAAAAAAAGGCGAGTTCAAAGCTGTAAAACAGACCATCGTACAACAGCAGGAACGTTTCGGCCAAATACTTAGCAGTCAAATCCTTCCGCTACTTCATAAGGAAGATGTACACTTGGTTTATAACGAGCCTATCCCACTAACTATCCTGGAAAAAACGCGTTATTATTTTTTCTGTACACTTGCTGGATATCTCGAGATTATTTACCCCAAAAAGCAACGTTTTTTCCCTCGTAACAATCAACTATATTTGGCCATCTTTTTTACAGATCAAAGCGATGAGCAGCTCGCTCTAGTCAATATTCCTTCAAATATCGTTTCCAGGTTTCTAAAAGTTGATTTTAATGGAACTTCTTATATATTGTTTATTGATGACATCATTAAACAATACCTTCAGGTTTTCTTTCCGGAAAAGGAAATTATTGGAGTCTATTCTTTTAAAGTGACACGGGATGCCGAATTGGATCTGCAAGATGAGTACGAGGGAGATATTGCGGAAAAAATTGAACAACAGCTCAATCAACGTGACTTCGGACTGGCTACCCGTTTACTATATCAACCAGATTTGCCCGAAACATACCTAGCTGCACTTGTACAAGTTTTTACGTTAAAAAAAGCAAACAAGGTGGCTGGTGGCTACTACCATAATTTAAAAGACTTTTTTGATTTTCCGATATATAATAGTGCCTGGGAGTATAAGGCAGCTCCTCCAATCGTGTCTTGTTTAAAAAACGAAGCGGCATCTGTATTCGATTCGTTAGACAGAAGGGATTTATTAATAAATACCCCATATGAATCGTACGACACCGTTCTTCGATTTTTTAACGAAGCAGCAATAGATCCTTATGTAGAAGATATCTATACCACCATGTACCGGGTAGCTCCCGAATCAAGAATTGCACGTGCATTAATAAGTGCCGCCAAAAACGCTAAAAAAGTAACGGTGTTCGTAGAGTTGAAAGCACGTTTCGATGAATCAAACAATATCAAATGGGCAAAACAAATGAAGGAGGCAGGTGTGCAGATCATTTTCAGCATACCAAAACTTAAAGTCCATGCAAAAACAACTTTAGTAAAAAGGCGGATCTCTGATAAAGTTCAACATTATGGCCTATTCGCCACCGGTAACTTAAATGAAAATACGGCAAAAACATACACTGATCATATCTTATTAACGGCTGGTAGGGAAATGACAGCTGATCTGCAAAAGCTTTTTTTGTTCCTCGCTGAAAGAAAGCATCCCGCTACGGGCGACTACATTTTATTTAAACAGCTTTTAGTAGCCCAATTTAACCTGCTGCCCTCTTTTATTAACTTGATAGATCGGGAAATCGAACATGCACAACAGGGCAAAAAGGCATCCATCATATTAAAAATGAACAACTTGGAAGAACAGAGGCTTATAGACAAACTTTACGAAGCAAGCGAAAAGGGCGTACAAATAACCCTTATCATACGCGGTATCTGCAGGTTAAGGCCAGGGTTAGCAAAGGCAAACACGCCTATTAACGTTATAAGAATCGTAGGCAGATACCTCGAACATGGCCGAGTCTTCATTTTTGACAATAATGACAATCCTAAAATCTATTTAGGATCATCCGACTGGATGAACAGAAACATTTACAGACGAATAGAGGTATGTTTCCCTATCCACGACGTGGAATTAAAAAACAGGCTGTGTAAAATCATACAGCTCCAGCTACAGGATGATGTGGCGGCCGTCAACTTAGATCACTGTTTGAATAACGTAGAAAAACCTTCGAAGAATGGCATACACGCTCAAGAAGACATTTACCGATACCTCAAGACGTCTGTCCATCCGATTAATTTATAA
- a CDS encoding SdiA-regulated domain-containing protein, producing the protein MKLFISIFTTFLSFASCAQPAKQDYSSPNGYDLERPEKFTLPHILQEISGIAFHQGQPDTIYAQQDEDGKIFRFRPGDKKILNTKFGKKGDYEDIAIYNSSVVMLRSDGTLYTFPLKSINGKEITDTKEWKNLLPKGEYESLAAHMGSLFILCKKCKADKKTDQTSGYVFQLSDNGAIKANGTFHIQEQEIEKKADLKGKRFRPSAMTKNNRTNEWYILSSINKMLVVTDETWKVKAVYPLNPKTFNQPEGMSFDRDHNLYISNEGGGKSRAATLLKFKYLQ; encoded by the coding sequence ATGAAATTATTCATATCGATCTTCACCACTTTTCTCTCATTTGCAAGCTGCGCGCAACCCGCTAAGCAAGACTACAGCAGCCCGAATGGGTACGACCTGGAACGGCCGGAAAAATTCACGCTACCTCATATCTTACAGGAAATCTCTGGTATTGCATTCCATCAAGGCCAGCCCGATACGATATATGCACAACAAGACGAAGATGGGAAGATTTTTCGTTTTAGACCGGGTGATAAGAAAATTCTGAACACTAAATTTGGCAAAAAAGGTGATTACGAAGATATAGCCATCTACAATAGCAGTGTTGTGATGCTCCGCAGCGACGGCACACTGTATACCTTTCCGTTAAAGTCTATCAATGGCAAAGAAATAACCGACACCAAAGAATGGAAAAACCTGCTTCCTAAGGGAGAGTATGAAAGTTTAGCAGCACATATGGGGAGTTTATTTATATTGTGCAAAAAATGTAAAGCAGATAAAAAAACTGATCAAACCAGTGGTTACGTCTTTCAGCTCTCAGACAATGGTGCGATAAAAGCTAATGGCACATTCCACATCCAAGAGCAGGAGATAGAAAAAAAAGCTGATTTAAAGGGAAAACGTTTTAGGCCATCGGCTATGACCAAGAATAACAGAACAAACGAATGGTACATCTTATCTTCGATTAACAAGATGCTGGTTGTAACAGATGAGACATGGAAAGTAAAAGCAGTTTATCCTTTAAATCCAAAAACATTTAATCAGCCAGAGGGCATGAGTTTTGACCGGGATCATAACTTATATATCAGCAATGAAGGTGGAGGTAAAAGTCGTGCCGCAACCCTGTTGAAATTTAAATATCTGCAATAA
- a CDS encoding metallophosphoesterase, with protein MSCLKTTLLRTLVFILVLPGIRGLRAQDSIAHRVIFVGDAGEINHQQETIIPMAAELSIPNKTTVLFLGDNIYPRGMGLEGAPEETDTQDILRSQYEPMRAKNIPVYFIPGNHDWDRMGKKGLAKVIAQGKFLETQQDSLLKLIPPNGCPDPVEIPLTDDLVIIAYDSEWWLFPHEKQNTAIECDCETEKDVLEKMEELRYNNRDKTILLASHHPFVSYGVHGGYYSWQDHLFPFTVLNNKLFIPLPGLGSLYPLLRSTVFLNPEDMQHPAYKKLREEVTDVFEQFPNIIYVAGHEHGLQLNKQGDILQVVSGAGAKHTYTKKGKNTLFAASMQGFVVVDQMLDKRVRITYYTYANHSIKKSFSYVKPYVEQEQQLEPLEGGNLTADSIITQANPRYNKVGSFHRKLFGENYRKEWAADTKLPIIKISEIHGGLKPLKRGGGMQSVSLRLEDSTGKQWVIRSVNKNSENLLPEELRHTFAEDFLDDANSAQHPYSALMVPPIAHAVNVPHANPIIGIIAPDTALGVYNKVFANTMCLLEEREPLGDSDNTIKMLKKVNNDNDDTYKAKTFLRARLVDLLIGDWDRHEDQWRWRDVSNDGDKDYLVVPRDRDQVLRLTEGFFPKIASKSWVLPTLQGFNSQIKNIHYSLFKSDFLNAHPKAQFSYDEWMEIVDSFVSDITDSVLLESVKRLPISSYQIRHEELFDQLKQRRDAIPSAMAKHYYFINNIVDIKLSNKHEQVRVESTEDKALRVIVRKINKNGEVKRKLMDKTYLPSLTKEVRIYLGSGNDSVYIANKDADIKLRVVGAGGDKDYNIREAKRNIHLYDPGKYATFTQGTDKLKKHLANDSANTSFVPVNLYNVWLPLITAGYNADDGMLLGGGFKYTHQRGFRKTPFTNTQQVLFSGAFATGAFKLRYTGHWKNLLGKADFIIHANVFAPNNTQNFFGLGNASVYDQENYSIRHYRARFSLYELHPSLQWSLNDNTVFSIGPTLQLYYYDPSDNEGRFINNSDLLHSYDSLTIDRTKSFSGLRTHFYKDSRNNKVLTTQGGFLDVELLGTYGLNRYSRSFLQAKATIALYGNIANEAIVLANRMGGGTTIGKTAFYQSLFLGGHGNLWGFRQYRFAGEHLFFNNFEARIKVAEIGSYIIPGQLGLIGFYDIGKVWASGLNDKRMHQGVGGGVYYSPAKIALFQLVAGHSNEGWYPYISLGARF; from the coding sequence ATGAGTTGCTTAAAAACCACCCTATTAAGAACCCTAGTTTTTATACTGGTGTTGCCCGGCATCCGTGGCCTAAGGGCTCAGGATTCGATCGCTCATCGCGTGATTTTTGTAGGAGATGCCGGAGAGATCAACCACCAACAGGAAACCATTATACCAATGGCGGCCGAGTTAAGCATACCCAATAAAACGACGGTATTGTTTCTTGGCGACAATATTTATCCACGAGGGATGGGGCTCGAAGGTGCACCGGAAGAAACAGACACACAAGATATCTTACGGTCGCAATATGAGCCAATGCGTGCAAAAAACATCCCGGTGTATTTTATCCCTGGCAATCACGATTGGGATCGCATGGGAAAAAAAGGGCTTGCAAAAGTAATCGCCCAAGGCAAATTCCTAGAAACCCAACAAGATTCTCTATTAAAGCTTATTCCTCCCAATGGTTGCCCTGACCCTGTTGAAATTCCGCTTACAGATGACCTGGTAATAATTGCATACGACAGTGAATGGTGGCTATTCCCTCACGAAAAGCAAAACACCGCTATCGAATGCGACTGTGAGACTGAAAAAGACGTGTTGGAAAAAATGGAAGAACTACGCTATAATAACCGCGATAAAACCATATTATTGGCTTCTCATCATCCGTTCGTCTCCTATGGAGTACACGGTGGCTATTACTCCTGGCAAGATCACCTTTTCCCTTTTACCGTGTTAAATAACAAACTGTTCATCCCTCTTCCGGGCTTAGGCTCCTTATACCCGCTTCTGCGGTCAACCGTATTCCTCAACCCTGAAGATATGCAGCATCCCGCGTATAAAAAATTGCGCGAAGAGGTAACGGATGTATTCGAGCAATTTCCGAATATTATTTATGTTGCGGGGCATGAACACGGTTTGCAATTAAATAAACAAGGAGATATTCTACAGGTGGTGAGTGGTGCAGGGGCCAAACACACGTATACGAAAAAAGGGAAAAACACCCTTTTTGCGGCATCAATGCAGGGTTTCGTGGTCGTTGACCAGATGTTAGATAAGCGTGTACGAATTACTTATTACACGTATGCCAATCACTCCATTAAAAAATCTTTTTCCTATGTTAAACCATATGTTGAGCAGGAGCAACAGCTCGAACCACTGGAAGGCGGCAACCTAACAGCAGACAGCATAATTACACAGGCAAATCCACGTTACAATAAAGTTGGATCGTTCCATCGCAAACTTTTCGGCGAAAATTATCGCAAAGAATGGGCTGCCGACACCAAGCTTCCAATCATTAAAATATCCGAAATACACGGTGGTTTAAAACCCTTAAAACGTGGTGGCGGGATGCAATCTGTATCTTTAAGACTCGAAGACTCTACCGGCAAACAGTGGGTCATAAGAAGCGTAAATAAAAATTCCGAAAATTTACTGCCAGAAGAACTTCGACATACTTTTGCGGAAGACTTTCTAGATGATGCGAACAGTGCCCAACACCCCTATTCCGCATTGATGGTTCCGCCCATTGCTCATGCCGTAAACGTTCCTCATGCAAACCCTATTATCGGCATTATTGCTCCAGACACCGCATTAGGTGTATATAATAAGGTTTTTGCCAACACCATGTGCCTGCTGGAAGAGCGCGAGCCTTTGGGCGACTCAGACAATACGATTAAGATGCTTAAAAAAGTAAACAATGACAACGACGACACCTATAAAGCAAAAACATTCTTAAGAGCCCGATTAGTAGATCTATTGATAGGTGACTGGGATAGGCATGAGGATCAGTGGCGCTGGCGAGATGTAAGTAATGATGGAGATAAAGACTATTTGGTAGTGCCCAGAGATCGGGATCAGGTATTAAGGCTAACGGAAGGCTTTTTCCCGAAAATAGCCTCCAAATCCTGGGTCTTGCCCACCCTACAGGGATTTAACAGTCAAATAAAAAACATCCACTACTCTTTATTTAAATCCGACTTCCTCAACGCTCATCCTAAAGCGCAGTTCAGCTACGATGAATGGATGGAGATTGTTGATAGTTTTGTGTCGGATATTACCGACAGCGTTTTATTAGAAAGTGTAAAAAGACTGCCGATTTCAAGCTATCAAATCAGGCATGAAGAATTATTCGACCAACTAAAACAGCGAAGGGATGCCATTCCTTCGGCAATGGCAAAACATTATTACTTCATCAATAATATTGTTGACATTAAATTGAGCAACAAGCATGAACAGGTACGAGTTGAAAGCACCGAAGATAAGGCTCTTCGTGTGATTGTCCGCAAAATAAATAAAAATGGAGAAGTTAAACGTAAGTTAATGGATAAAACCTACTTACCATCGCTCACAAAAGAAGTGAGGATTTACCTGGGTAGCGGCAACGACAGCGTTTATATAGCTAATAAAGATGCCGATATCAAACTTAGAGTAGTAGGAGCGGGAGGAGATAAAGATTATAACATTCGGGAGGCAAAGCGTAACATACACCTTTACGACCCTGGTAAATATGCCACCTTTACCCAAGGCACTGATAAACTAAAAAAACATCTGGCAAACGATAGTGCAAATACTTCCTTTGTGCCCGTTAACCTATATAATGTGTGGCTGCCGCTGATAACAGCTGGTTATAATGCGGATGACGGCATGCTGCTGGGTGGCGGGTTCAAATACACACATCAAAGAGGATTCCGTAAGACTCCGTTTACAAACACCCAACAGGTGTTATTCTCAGGAGCATTCGCAACTGGAGCATTCAAATTAAGGTATACCGGTCATTGGAAGAACCTTCTTGGGAAAGCCGATTTCATTATACATGCTAATGTTTTTGCTCCAAATAATACGCAGAACTTCTTTGGTCTAGGTAACGCATCTGTTTATGATCAAGAAAACTATAGTATAAGACATTATAGGGCCCGGTTTAGCTTATATGAGCTTCACCCATCGCTTCAATGGTCGTTAAATGACAATACTGTTTTCAGTATCGGGCCGACATTGCAATTATACTACTACGACCCCAGTGACAATGAAGGCCGTTTTATTAATAATAGTGATTTATTGCATAGCTACGACAGTTTAACGATAGATAGGACTAAAAGCTTTAGCGGTTTAAGGACCCATTTTTACAAAGACAGTAGAAATAACAAGGTTTTAACTACACAGGGAGGATTTTTGGATGTTGAACTGTTAGGTACATATGGTCTCAACCGTTATTCCAGATCATTTTTACAGGCCAAAGCGACGATAGCGCTCTATGGGAACATAGCAAATGAGGCGATTGTATTAGCTAACCGGATGGGCGGGGGTACGACCATAGGAAAAACCGCCTTTTACCAATCGTTATTTTTAGGAGGACATGGTAATTTATGGGGTTTTAGGCAATATCGTTTTGCCGGGGAGCACTTATTTTTTAATAACTTTGAAGCTAGAATTAAAGTAGCTGAAATAGGCAGTTACATTATTCCAGGCCAGCTTGGTTTAATAGGTTTCTATGATATTGGAAAAGTATGGGCTTCTGGACTCAACGATAAAAGGATGCATCAAGGAGTTGGCGGAGGAGTGTATTATTCTCCAGCAAAGATTGCGCTTTTTCAACTTGTAGCCGGTCACTCCAATGAAGGATGGTATCCCTATATTTCACTAGGCGCACGTTTTTAA
- a CDS encoding GAF domain-containing protein has product MKTQLFNIIEHQKTAAFDKLQTNLSFNHFIKHLEKLVSEGEQGKHELFQFVVERFVEAKKKHGPIQETNLADYQTELYYTYNLLVPTLHNENQTLWALALPLGKKIFYGTDAFYSLLTQNSCEDQIRLKVTGKNDDHEKTILQSIYALILDRLYHIPLFESDSIVCAYINNDTGLPQYFAITIDNTFVTVKAKNKLPPLNYAALRQNKMQVDWGIMLEILPLKHFEFEGFSIITLSDITLDHVTENIKNIIINSSDNNFASNYEVLQESLKILMGNPHIKFGISPLLQVNGKPLIDHAFMYGSVLSDLLQSKEDLHNQEKITEEYLKNPQNLVYNIGAEIENSDFEFLGDLSDLGITSYVCMPLFYNNNVTGILEIYTEDGHTFDKTSIAKLRRTSALLAQLLYDQANYFNAKIETIIKEKFTSLQPAVQWKFNEVALEYLRKVKPDQPKPIIENIQFKDVFPLYGAVDIRNSTIERNKALIADYRLQLNFLLKVLAEIKHIFSLAIIDEVNFNCVQWLERLDITPVDSLQLKLNEFLEKDVPLVLDHFKRGNAGLTTLINDYENETIIETGLFHSHRRSLEASMATINTAVNGYLDLLNLEIQQSYPCYFEKFRTDGVEYDIYIGQSIAPDKPFNSLYVKNVRLWQLSSMAAIAKITNSLLTQMETPLETTQLIFVNSNEIDISFRVDEKRFDVEGSYNIRYHIIKKRIDKIHIKNTNERLTQPGKIALVYYDNKEKAAYLNYISYLQNKQILLTDLEELELEELQGISGLKAMRIGVKF; this is encoded by the coding sequence ATGAAAACACAATTATTCAATATAATCGAGCATCAGAAAACCGCTGCTTTTGATAAGCTCCAGACAAACTTATCGTTTAATCATTTTATTAAACACTTAGAAAAACTGGTAAGTGAAGGCGAGCAGGGTAAACATGAACTCTTTCAGTTTGTGGTGGAAAGGTTTGTCGAGGCCAAAAAAAAGCATGGACCCATCCAGGAAACCAACCTTGCAGACTACCAGACAGAACTATATTACACCTATAATTTACTGGTTCCAACACTTCATAATGAAAACCAGACCTTATGGGCACTAGCTTTGCCTTTAGGGAAAAAAATATTCTACGGAACTGACGCTTTTTATAGCCTCTTAACCCAAAATTCCTGTGAAGATCAAATACGTCTGAAAGTTACCGGCAAAAATGATGACCATGAAAAAACCATCCTGCAGTCGATCTACGCATTGATACTCGACAGGCTCTATCATATCCCGCTTTTTGAAAGTGATAGTATAGTGTGCGCTTATATCAATAATGATACCGGACTACCTCAATATTTTGCCATAACGATTGATAACACTTTTGTAACCGTAAAAGCAAAAAACAAATTGCCTCCTCTCAATTATGCCGCACTAAGGCAGAATAAAATGCAGGTAGACTGGGGAATAATGCTGGAGATACTGCCTTTAAAGCATTTTGAATTCGAAGGTTTTTCTATCATTACCCTGTCTGATATTACCTTAGACCATGTTACGGAGAATATAAAGAATATCATTATTAATAGCTCCGACAATAATTTTGCTTCCAATTATGAGGTACTGCAGGAATCACTCAAAATTCTTATGGGTAATCCCCATATAAAATTTGGTATATCTCCGCTTTTGCAAGTTAACGGAAAACCGCTCATAGATCACGCTTTTATGTATGGAAGTGTACTTTCCGATTTATTGCAAAGCAAAGAGGACCTGCACAATCAAGAAAAAATCACGGAAGAATATCTTAAAAACCCACAAAATCTAGTTTATAATATTGGAGCAGAAATTGAGAACAGTGATTTCGAATTTCTTGGTGATCTTTCTGATTTAGGCATTACTTCGTATGTATGTATGCCTTTATTCTACAACAACAACGTCACAGGAATACTCGAAATATATACTGAAGACGGCCACACATTTGATAAAACCAGTATTGCTAAACTGAGGCGCACCTCTGCTTTACTTGCTCAACTTCTTTATGATCAGGCTAATTATTTCAATGCAAAAATCGAGACAATAATTAAGGAAAAGTTCACGTCGCTGCAGCCCGCAGTACAATGGAAATTTAACGAAGTAGCCCTTGAATATCTCAGGAAAGTAAAACCTGATCAGCCTAAGCCAATAATTGAAAACATTCAGTTTAAAGACGTATTTCCACTTTATGGTGCAGTTGATATCAGAAACTCCACCATTGAACGTAACAAAGCACTTATTGCCGATTATCGATTACAGCTGAATTTCCTGTTAAAAGTATTAGCGGAAATAAAGCACATTTTTAGTTTAGCAATTATCGATGAAGTGAACTTTAATTGTGTGCAATGGCTGGAAAGATTAGACATTACTCCCGTTGACAGTTTACAACTCAAGCTAAATGAATTTTTAGAAAAAGATGTACCGCTTGTTCTGGATCATTTTAAAAGGGGTAATGCCGGCTTGACAACTCTTATAAATGATTATGAAAATGAAACGATTATTGAAACAGGGTTATTTCATAGCCATCGCCGATCTCTAGAAGCTTCCATGGCAACGATTAATACGGCTGTAAATGGCTATCTCGATTTACTTAATCTGGAGATTCAACAATCTTACCCTTGTTATTTTGAAAAGTTCCGGACGGATGGCGTAGAATACGATATTTATATCGGTCAATCCATCGCACCAGACAAGCCATTTAACTCCCTTTACGTAAAAAATGTGCGTTTATGGCAACTCTCATCGATGGCTGCCATAGCAAAGATCACTAATAGTTTACTTACGCAAATGGAGACACCATTAGAAACAACACAACTTATTTTTGTGAATTCCAATGAAATTGATATCAGTTTTAGAGTGGACGAAAAAAGATTTGATGTTGAAGGTTCTTATAACATCAGATATCATATTATAAAAAAGAGGATCGACAAGATACATATAAAAAATACAAATGAACGACTCACGCAACCGGGTAAGATAGCACTGGTTTATTATGACAACAAAGAAAAGGCAGCGTATTTAAATTACATTAGCTACCTACAAAATAAACAGATATTGTTAACTGATTTAGAAGAGCTGGAATTGGAAGAACTGCAGGGCATCAGTGGCCTAAAAGCGATGCGTATAGGCGTAAAATTCTAA